Proteins encoded together in one Lathyrus oleraceus cultivar Zhongwan6 chromosome 5, CAAS_Psat_ZW6_1.0, whole genome shotgun sequence window:
- the LOC127084729 gene encoding fasciclin-like arabinogalactan protein 1, protein MHRPPTMAAFSAALLILSAVLTTSIAHNISHILSQNPEFSTFNHYLTLTRLASEIDRHNTITVLAVNNAAMDDLIAKDLSIYTVKNILSLHVLVDYFDAKKLHQITNGTALVSTLFQATGSAPGASGLVNITDLRGGKVGFGANDNGGTLPAVYVKSVKEIQYNISVIQISQIIPSVAAEAPTPAPSKQNLTAIMSKHGCKIFADTLFNSSEAYNIFTDNIDGGLTIFCPADDAFKGFLPKFKNLTAAGQIALLEFHGVPIYQSIANLKSNNGVMNTLATDGAEKYDFTVQNDGDEITLKTKLVTAKITNTILDEQPLAIYTISKVLLPEELFKSEAPSASPAPAPEPTPADAPAPQADKKKKKKAADAPSDDNSDTPAESPGDAADDDADDSGAGRFRGIGVLVLALIFGILMV, encoded by the coding sequence ATGCACCGACCACCAACAATGGCGGCCTTCTCGGCGGCGCTTTTAATCCTCTCCGCCGTTCTCACAACCTCCATCGCACACAACATTTCACACATTCTCTCCCAAAACCCTGAGTTCTCCACCTTCAACCACTACCTAACCCTAACACGCCTCGCTTCCGAAATCGACCGTCACAACACAATCACCGTCCTCGCCGTCAACAATGCCGCCATGGACGACCTCATCGCAAAAGACCTCTCGATCTACACCGTGAAAAACATCCTCTCCCTCCACGTTCTCGTCGACTACTTCGACGCCAAAAAGCTTCACCAAATCACAAACGGAACCGCTCTTGTTTCCACATTGTTCCAAGCCACAGGCTCCGCACCTGGAGCCTCGGGACTAGTCAACATTACCGATCTTCGCGGCGGAAAAGTCGGATTCGGCGCTAATGACAACGGCGGAACCCTACCTGCTGTCTACGTCAAATCCGTTAAAGAAATTCAGTACAACATTTCGGTTATTCAGATTAGTCAAATTATTCCATCGGTAGCAGCGGAAGCTCCTACACCAGCACCTAGCAAACAAAATCTCACCGCGATTATGTCCAAACACGGTTGCAAAATCTTCGCCGACACTCTTTTTAATTCGAGTGAAGCTTATAATATTTTCACCGATAATATAGACGGTGGATTGACTATTTTCTGTCCCGCCGACGATGCTTTCAAAGGCTTTCTTCCGAAGTTCAAAAACCTAACCGCCGCCGGTCAAATCGCTCTCCTCGAATTTCACGGCGTTCCGATATATCAATCTATCGCCAATCTTAAATCTAACAATGGAGTTATGAACACTCTTGCTACCGATGGTGCTGAAAAGTACGATTTCACCGTTCAGAACGACGGTGATGAGATCACGTTGAAGACGAAACTTGTAACTGCTAAGATCACAAACACGATCCTTGACGAGCAGCCGCTTGCGATCTATACTATTTCTAAGGTTCTTCTTCCAGAGGAATTGTTTAAGAGTGAAGCTCCGAGTGCTTCTCCGGCACCGGCGCCGGAGCCTACACCTGCTGATGCTCCCGCTCCTCAGGCGgataagaagaagaaaaagaaggcTGCCGATGCGCCGAGTGACGATAATTCTGATACGCCGGCTGAATCGCCGGGTGATGCAGCTGATGATGATGCCGACGATAGCGGCGCCGGTAGGTTTCGCGGTATAGGAGTTTTGGTTTTGGCTTTGATTTTCGGAATTCTAATGGTGTGA